From the genome of Dickeya aquatica, one region includes:
- the mtnC gene encoding acireductone synthase: MIAAIVTDIEGTTSDIRFVHNVLFPYARVRLADAVAQAEQEAEIAAALALARQELAQPQATPAQLLAAFNQFMDEDRKSPALKLLQGIIWRGGYRNGDFRGHVYSDVAPQLQAWREHGIALYVYSSGSVEAQHLLFGHSEAGDLRPLFRGYFDTGVGAKREVTSYHNIAASIGQPASQVLFLSDIRQELDAAAQAGWHTCQLIRDDADTDSRHRQVNRFDQIDLNTYQAR; encoded by the coding sequence ATGATCGCCGCGATTGTCACCGACATAGAAGGCACCACCAGCGATATTCGCTTTGTCCACAACGTGTTATTCCCGTATGCCCGCGTGCGCCTGGCCGATGCGGTGGCGCAGGCAGAGCAGGAGGCTGAGATTGCCGCCGCGCTGGCATTGGCGCGTCAGGAACTGGCGCAGCCGCAGGCTACGCCCGCGCAACTGCTGGCGGCGTTTAATCAGTTTATGGATGAAGACCGCAAGTCACCGGCATTGAAGTTGTTGCAGGGCATTATCTGGCGCGGCGGCTATCGCAATGGCGATTTTCGCGGCCATGTGTATAGCGACGTTGCGCCGCAATTACAGGCCTGGCGTGAGCACGGTATTGCGCTGTATGTCTATTCATCCGGCTCGGTGGAAGCACAGCACTTGCTGTTTGGCCACAGCGAGGCTGGCGATTTACGGCCGCTGTTCCGCGGCTATTTCGACACCGGCGTGGGTGCCAAGCGCGAGGTGACGTCGTATCACAATATCGCCGCATCGATTGGCCAGCCAGCCAGCCAGGTGTTGTTCTTGTCCGATATTCGTCAGGAACTGGACGCCGCCGCACAAGCGGGCTGGCACACCTGCCAGCTCATTCGTGACGATGCCGATACCGACAGCCGCCATCGGCAGGTAAACCGTTTTGATCAGATTGACCTGAATACCTATCAGGCCCGCTAA
- a CDS encoding pyridoxal phosphate-dependent aminotransferase encodes MSAALIPDSKFPSLGTTIFTQMSALAQQHQAINLSQGFPDFDGPDYLKQRLAYHVSQGANQYAPMTGVAPLRQAIAQKTGTLYGWQPDADSEVTVTAGATEALFAAISALVRPGDEVICFDPSYDSYAPAVQLAGGVLKRLALQPPAFQVDWTAFRALLSKRTRLVIVNTPHNPCATVWSHADFQQLWQAIADAPVYVLSDEVYEHISFAAGGHASVLAHPELRQRAIAVSSFGKTYHMTGWKVGYCVAPAALSAEVRKVHQYLTFSVNTPAQLAIADMLQQQAQHWRELPDFYRAKRDRFVNALSASRLEILPCAGTYFLLADYRAISSQDDVSFCRWLTEHIGVAAIPLSVFCESPFPHTLIRLCFAKQGSTLDAAAERLCQL; translated from the coding sequence ATGAGCGCCGCACTGATCCCCGACAGTAAATTCCCTTCACTCGGCACCACCATATTTACCCAAATGAGCGCGCTGGCGCAGCAACATCAGGCGATTAACCTGTCGCAAGGCTTTCCTGATTTTGACGGCCCCGACTACCTCAAGCAGCGGCTGGCGTATCACGTCAGTCAGGGGGCGAACCAATACGCGCCGATGACCGGCGTGGCACCGCTGCGTCAGGCGATTGCGCAAAAAACCGGCACGCTCTACGGCTGGCAGCCGGACGCCGACAGTGAAGTGACCGTCACGGCTGGTGCTACTGAAGCGTTGTTTGCCGCCATCAGCGCGCTGGTGCGCCCCGGTGATGAGGTTATCTGCTTCGACCCCAGCTACGACAGCTACGCCCCGGCGGTACAGCTGGCCGGTGGCGTGCTAAAACGGCTGGCGCTACAACCGCCAGCGTTTCAGGTGGACTGGACGGCTTTTCGCGCGCTACTGAGCAAACGCACCCGGCTGGTTATCGTCAACACGCCGCATAACCCCTGTGCCACCGTCTGGTCTCATGCGGATTTTCAGCAACTGTGGCAGGCGATTGCCGATGCCCCGGTCTACGTGCTGAGTGATGAAGTGTACGAGCACATCAGTTTCGCCGCCGGCGGCCACGCCAGCGTACTGGCGCACCCGGAGCTGCGCCAGCGGGCGATTGCCGTCTCCTCATTTGGCAAAACCTACCACATGACCGGCTGGAAAGTGGGTTACTGCGTTGCCCCGGCGGCCCTGAGTGCCGAAGTGCGCAAAGTGCACCAGTATCTGACCTTTTCCGTCAACACCCCGGCGCAACTGGCGATTGCCGACATGCTGCAACAGCAGGCGCAACACTGGCGCGAGTTGCCGGACTTTTATCGCGCCAAACGCGACCGCTTCGTCAACGCGCTCTCAGCCAGTCGGCTGGAGATTCTGCCCTGTGCAGGCACCTACTTCCTGCTGGCGGACTATCGCGCCATCTCCAGCCAGGATGATGTCAGCTTCTGCCGCTGGCTGACCGAGCATATCGGCGTGGCGGCGATCCCGCTGTCGGTTTTCTGCGAATCCCCCTTCCCTCACACCCTGATTCGGTTATGCTTTGCCAAACAGGGATCCACTCTGGATGCGGCCGCGGAGCGCTTATGTCAACTTTAA
- a CDS encoding amidohydrolase gives MSTLNITLLQQPLAWMDGPANLSHFDSLLGEMTGRDVIILPEMFTTGFAMEAAQSSLEQSVVEAWLKQWAQRNNALIGGSVAVQTGQGAVNRFLLADPQGRLYQYDKRHLFRMAGEHEYYQPGQTREIIEWRGWRILPQICYDLRFPVFSRNRQDYDLALYVANWPAPRALHWKTLLAARAIENQAYVAGCNRVGSDGNGHRYQGDSLIIDAQGTILASAAEYQPARLDAELSLEALQSYRETFPAWRDADKFSL, from the coding sequence ATGTCAACTTTAAACATCACGTTATTACAACAACCGCTGGCCTGGATGGACGGCCCGGCCAACCTCAGCCATTTTGATAGTCTGTTGGGCGAGATGACCGGCCGCGATGTCATCATCCTGCCGGAAATGTTCACCACCGGTTTTGCCATGGAAGCGGCCCAAAGCAGCCTAGAACAATCGGTGGTGGAAGCCTGGCTGAAGCAGTGGGCGCAGCGCAATAATGCGCTTATAGGCGGCAGCGTGGCGGTGCAAACCGGGCAAGGGGCGGTCAACCGTTTTCTGCTGGCCGACCCGCAGGGACGGCTGTACCAGTACGATAAGCGTCACCTGTTCCGCATGGCGGGCGAGCATGAGTATTACCAGCCGGGCCAGACGCGAGAGATTATCGAGTGGCGCGGCTGGCGCATTCTGCCGCAAATCTGCTATGACCTGCGCTTCCCGGTGTTCTCCCGCAACCGGCAGGATTACGACCTGGCGCTGTATGTTGCCAACTGGCCGGCCCCGCGCGCGCTGCACTGGAAAACCCTGCTGGCGGCACGGGCGATTGAAAATCAGGCTTATGTGGCGGGCTGCAACCGCGTCGGCAGCGACGGCAACGGCCACCGCTATCAGGGCGACAGCCTGATTATCGACGCTCAGGGCACAATTCTGGCCTCAGCCGCCGAGTATCAGCCGGCGCGCCTTGACGCCGAATTATCGCTCGAAGCGCTGCAAAGCTACCGTGAAACCTTCCCCGCCTGGCGCGACGCCGATAAGTTTAGTTTGTGA
- a CDS encoding amino acid ABC transporter permease, whose translation MTTFTDWDIVRNLLLAGRWTLLLSLVAFFGGALVTLPLLLLRLTKRRWPLRLTRVYADVFQGTPLLMQLFLAFFGLGLFGIDVSPWTAAALALTLFTSAFLVDIWHGSVQALPKGQWEACRCLGLSFTQTLTRVIAPQAMRIAIAPTVGFSVQVIKGTALASIIGFVELTKAGTMLNNVTYQPFKVFGLVALGYFLLCYPLSYYSRYLEKKFNAAHHH comes from the coding sequence ATGACGACCTTTACTGACTGGGATATTGTGCGCAACCTGCTGCTGGCCGGGCGCTGGACGCTGTTGCTGTCGCTGGTGGCGTTCTTTGGCGGCGCGCTTGTCACGCTGCCGCTGCTGTTGCTGCGGTTAACGAAACGCCGCTGGCCGCTGCGCCTGACGCGTGTGTACGCCGATGTGTTTCAGGGCACGCCGCTGCTGATGCAACTGTTTCTGGCATTTTTCGGGCTGGGGCTGTTCGGTATCGACGTCAGCCCGTGGACGGCGGCTGCGCTGGCGCTGACGCTGTTTACCAGCGCCTTTTTGGTGGATATCTGGCACGGCAGCGTGCAGGCCCTGCCGAAAGGGCAGTGGGAGGCCTGCCGCTGTCTGGGGCTGAGCTTTACCCAAACGCTGACCCGGGTGATTGCCCCGCAGGCGATGCGTATTGCCATTGCGCCGACGGTGGGGTTTTCGGTGCAGGTGATCAAGGGCACCGCGCTGGCGTCCATCATCGGTTTTGTCGAGCTGACCAAGGCCGGCACCATGCTCAACAACGTCACTTATCAGCCGTTTAAGGTGTTCGGGCTGGTGGCGCTGGGCTATTTCCTGCTGTGTTACCCGCTGTCGTACTACAGCCGTTATCTGGAGAAGAAATTCAATGCCGCTCATCACCATTAA
- a CDS encoding amino acid ABC transporter ATP-binding protein produces MPLITINQVHKYYGQNHVLKGVDLDIDAGEVISIIGRSGSGKSTLLRCINGLEGYQDGSIKLGGMTVTERDSQAREISRSVGMIFQNFNLFPHMTALENVMLAPRLVLGKSAAECRELGVKMLEKVGLGERIDYYPSNLSGGQQQRVAIARALAMNPKVLLCDEITSALDPELVGEVLKVLEQLAAEGMTLILVTHEMNFAREVGDRVVFMHQGTVWEQGRGDTLFADPQTAELKQFIASVRL; encoded by the coding sequence ATGCCGCTCATCACCATTAATCAGGTTCACAAATATTACGGCCAGAACCACGTTCTGAAAGGGGTGGATCTGGATATTGATGCGGGCGAGGTTATCTCCATCATCGGTCGCAGCGGTTCCGGCAAAAGCACCTTGTTGCGTTGCATCAACGGGCTGGAAGGCTATCAGGACGGCAGCATCAAACTCGGTGGCATGACCGTTACCGAACGCGACTCGCAGGCACGGGAAATCAGTCGTTCCGTCGGCATGATCTTCCAGAATTTCAATCTGTTCCCGCACATGACTGCGCTGGAAAACGTGATGCTGGCCCCCAGGCTGGTGCTGGGGAAAAGCGCCGCCGAATGCCGCGAACTGGGCGTGAAGATGCTGGAGAAGGTCGGGCTGGGCGAGCGTATCGATTACTACCCGTCGAATCTGTCCGGCGGCCAACAGCAGCGGGTGGCGATCGCCCGCGCGCTGGCGATGAACCCGAAAGTGCTGCTGTGTGACGAAATCACCTCGGCGCTGGACCCGGAACTGGTGGGCGAAGTGCTCAAAGTGCTCGAGCAACTGGCCGCCGAAGGCATGACGCTGATTCTGGTCACCCACGAGATGAATTTTGCCCGCGAAGTGGGCGACCGGGTGGTGTTTATGCATCAGGGCACCGTGTGGGAGCAAGGGCGCGGCGATACGCTGTTCGCCGACCCGCAAACCGCAGAACTAAAACAATTTATCGCCTCGGTACGGCTGTAA
- the hpxK gene encoding allantoate amidohydrolase, which translates to MSEVLMEDMMTSFDAPAAASRVMARCDALARISETPEQLTRVYLSAQHLHANQQVGEWMHEAGMQVWQDAVGNICGRYEGSTPGAASLLLGSHLDTVRNAGRYDGMLGVLAAIETVAFLHQHGIRLPVALEVVGFGDEEGTRFDITLLGSRGLTGTWPESWLSRPDTGGITVAQALEQAGFAPAAIGAAARPLAQILAYLELHIEQGPCLEQAGLALGVVTAINGARRLNCTFTGHAGHAGTVPMSQRQDALAAAAAWMAQAEQLTRDSDPYLVATFGTLQCLPGAANVIPGEVRLTLDIRGPDDKPLDALLQRLLTLAQDIAVLRGCTFSADEYYRIAATRCDAALQQRLSAAVQQVQGDNLLLPSGAGHDAIAIAERWPVGMLFMRCKGGISHHPDEAVLSDDVALALQALLLTVLGYR; encoded by the coding sequence ATGAGCGAGGTGCTGATGGAAGACATGATGACGAGTTTCGACGCCCCGGCGGCGGCGAGCCGTGTCATGGCGCGCTGTGATGCGCTGGCTCGCATCAGTGAAACGCCGGAGCAGCTCACCCGCGTTTACCTTTCAGCGCAGCACCTGCACGCCAACCAGCAGGTTGGCGAATGGATGCATGAAGCCGGTATGCAGGTGTGGCAGGATGCCGTCGGTAATATCTGTGGTCGCTATGAAGGCAGCACACCGGGCGCAGCGTCACTGTTGCTCGGCTCACATCTGGATACGGTGCGTAACGCAGGCCGTTACGACGGTATGCTGGGGGTGCTGGCGGCGATTGAAACCGTGGCGTTTTTGCATCAGCACGGCATTCGTTTGCCGGTGGCGCTGGAGGTGGTCGGTTTTGGTGATGAAGAGGGCACCCGTTTTGATATCACCCTGCTTGGCAGCCGTGGGCTGACCGGCACCTGGCCCGAGAGCTGGCTATCGCGCCCGGATACCGGGGGCATCACTGTGGCGCAGGCGCTGGAGCAAGCCGGTTTTGCGCCCGCGGCGATAGGTGCGGCGGCGCGGCCGCTGGCACAGATTCTGGCCTATCTGGAATTGCATATCGAACAAGGCCCGTGTCTGGAGCAGGCCGGGCTGGCGCTCGGTGTGGTGACGGCCATTAACGGTGCGCGGCGGCTGAACTGCACCTTTACCGGCCATGCCGGCCATGCCGGGACGGTGCCGATGTCGCAGCGGCAAGATGCTCTGGCGGCGGCGGCTGCCTGGATGGCTCAGGCCGAGCAACTGACGCGCGACAGCGACCCTTATCTGGTCGCAACCTTCGGCACCTTGCAGTGCCTGCCCGGTGCGGCCAATGTTATCCCCGGTGAAGTACGCCTGACGCTGGATATTCGCGGGCCGGACGATAAACCGCTGGATGCGCTGCTGCAACGGCTGCTGACGCTGGCGCAGGATATTGCCGTGCTGCGCGGCTGCACGTTCAGCGCCGACGAGTATTACCGTATTGCCGCCACCCGCTGCGATGCGGCGCTGCAACAGCGCCTGTCGGCAGCGGTGCAACAGGTGCAGGGCGATAATCTGCTGCTGCCGAGCGGGGCCGGGCATGATGCCATCGCCATCGCCGAGCGCTGGCCGGTCGGTATGCTGTTTATGCGCTGCAAGGGCGGCATCAGCCATCACCCTGATGAAGCGGTATTGAGCGATGATGTGGCGCTGGCGTTGCAGGCGCTGCTGCTCACGGTGTTGGGATACCGATAA
- a CDS encoding 1,2-dihydroxy-3-keto-5-methylthiopentene dioxygenase, which yields MSALTIFSETDASQPVWQSEDAPAIQQQLQAINVRFERWQADRDLSASPAAGEVLAAYQHEIDKLVAEKGYQSWDVISMRADNPQKEALRTKFLSEHTHAEDEVRFFVEGAGLFCLHVDGRIFQILCEKNDLLSVPAGIPHWFDMGSAPHFTAIRLFNNPDGWVAHFTGDTIADAYPKLA from the coding sequence ATGAGTGCCTTAACCATTTTCAGTGAAACGGATGCCAGCCAGCCCGTGTGGCAGAGCGAAGACGCACCCGCGATTCAACAGCAACTTCAGGCGATCAATGTGCGTTTTGAACGCTGGCAGGCTGACCGCGACCTGAGCGCCAGCCCGGCTGCCGGGGAGGTGCTGGCGGCGTATCAGCATGAGATAGACAAACTGGTGGCGGAGAAAGGCTACCAGAGCTGGGATGTTATCAGCATGCGGGCCGATAACCCGCAAAAAGAGGCATTGCGTACCAAGTTTTTGTCGGAACATACTCACGCTGAAGATGAAGTGCGTTTCTTCGTTGAAGGGGCTGGCTTATTCTGCCTGCATGTGGACGGGCGTATTTTTCAGATCCTGTGTGAAAAGAACGATCTGCTGTCGGTGCCAGCCGGTATACCGCACTGGTTCGATATGGGGTCAGCGCCACATTTCACCGCCATTCGCCTGTTTAACAACCCCGATGGCTGGGTGGCCCATTTCACCGGCGATACCATCGCCGACGCCTACCCGAAGCTGGCGTAA
- a CDS encoding pyridoxal-phosphate-dependent aminotransferase family protein — translation MHNELFAQINPPHRLLMGPGPINADPRVLRAMASQLVGQYDPAMTGYMNQVMALYRQLFRTDNRWTMLVDGTSRAGIEAILVSAIRPGDRVLVPVFGRFGHLLCEIARRCRAEVHTIEVPWGKVFTPDQIEDAIKRVKPRLLLTVQGDTSTTMLQPLAELGEICRRHDVLFYTDTTASFGGNPLETDAWGLDAVSAGLQKCLGGPSGSSPVTLSSRMEAVIRQRKCVEQGIRTTAHQDGDDEMIYSNYFDLGMIMDYWGPERLNHHTEATSMLFAARECARIILEEGLDDCIARHQLHGNALLAGIEGMGLQPYGDIANKMSNVLGVVIPPGIHGEQVRKLLLEDFAIEIGTSFGPLQGKIWRIGTMGYNARKDCVMQTLTALEAVLNRLGFHSVQGAALQAAWHVYDTAQAPA, via the coding sequence ATGCATAACGAGCTGTTTGCGCAGATCAATCCTCCCCACCGTTTATTGATGGGGCCGGGCCCGATCAATGCCGATCCGCGCGTACTGCGTGCGATGGCAAGCCAACTGGTCGGTCAATACGACCCGGCGATGACCGGGTACATGAACCAGGTGATGGCGTTGTATCGCCAGCTGTTCCGCACCGATAACCGCTGGACGATGCTGGTAGACGGCACTTCGCGCGCCGGTATTGAAGCGATTCTGGTTTCGGCGATCCGCCCCGGCGACCGGGTACTGGTGCCGGTGTTCGGCCGTTTCGGCCACCTGTTGTGCGAGATAGCCCGCCGCTGCCGCGCCGAGGTTCACACCATCGAGGTGCCGTGGGGCAAGGTGTTCACGCCCGATCAAATAGAAGACGCCATCAAGCGGGTAAAACCCCGCCTGCTGCTCACCGTGCAGGGCGATACCTCCACAACGATGCTGCAACCGCTGGCGGAGCTTGGGGAGATCTGCCGCCGCCATGACGTGCTGTTTTATACCGATACCACCGCATCATTTGGCGGCAACCCGCTGGAAACCGATGCCTGGGGGCTGGATGCGGTTTCTGCCGGGTTGCAGAAATGCCTGGGCGGGCCGTCCGGCAGTTCGCCGGTGACGCTCAGTTCACGTATGGAGGCGGTGATCCGCCAGCGTAAATGCGTGGAGCAGGGCATTCGCACCACCGCGCATCAGGACGGTGACGACGAGATGATTTACTCCAATTACTTCGATCTGGGCATGATCATGGATTACTGGGGGCCGGAGCGGTTAAACCACCACACCGAAGCCACCAGCATGCTGTTCGCCGCGCGCGAGTGCGCCCGCATCATTCTGGAAGAGGGGCTGGATGACTGTATCGCCCGCCACCAGTTGCACGGCAACGCGCTGCTGGCCGGTATTGAAGGCATGGGGTTGCAGCCCTACGGCGACATCGCCAACAAAATGAGTAATGTGCTGGGCGTGGTGATCCCGCCGGGTATTCACGGCGAGCAGGTACGCAAGCTGTTGCTGGAGGATTTCGCCATCGAAATCGGCACCTCGTTCGGGCCGTTGCAGGGCAAAATCTGGCGTATCGGCACCATGGGCTACAACGCGCGCAAAGACTGCGTGATGCAAACCCTGACCGCGCTGGAAGCGGTGCTAAACCGTCTTGGTTTCCATTCTGTGCAAGGGGCAGCGTTGCAGGCGGCCTGGCATGTGTACGATACCGCGCAGGCACCGGCATGA
- a CDS encoding transporter substrate-binding domain-containing protein, which produces MKIGKRFLAVAGAALLMVQAGQAMADQLQDIQQRGVLRVAVPQDFPPFGSVGTDLQPQGYDIDMARYLASEMKLKLQLVPVTSANRVPYLQTDKVDLVISSLGKNAEREKVIDFSRAYAPFFLGVFGAKETAVDKPEALQGQTVGVTRGAVEDMVLSEIAPKTADIKRYEDNNTTLSAYLSGQVQYIATGNLVVAAITEKNPAKAPVAKFMLKDSPCYIGLKKDEPALKAKVNELIEKAVKDNTLNGLSEKWLKAPLPANLGA; this is translated from the coding sequence ATGAAGATCGGAAAACGTTTTTTGGCGGTGGCAGGTGCGGCGCTGTTGATGGTTCAGGCCGGTCAGGCAATGGCAGACCAGTTGCAAGACATCCAGCAGCGCGGTGTGCTGCGCGTGGCCGTGCCGCAAGATTTCCCGCCGTTTGGCTCAGTCGGTACGGACTTGCAGCCACAGGGTTATGACATCGACATGGCGCGCTACCTCGCCAGTGAGATGAAACTAAAGTTGCAGCTGGTGCCGGTGACCAGCGCCAACCGCGTGCCCTATTTGCAAACCGACAAGGTGGATTTGGTGATTTCCAGTCTGGGCAAAAACGCCGAGCGGGAAAAAGTGATTGATTTCAGCCGGGCTTACGCGCCGTTCTTCCTCGGGGTTTTTGGCGCGAAAGAGACGGCGGTGGACAAGCCGGAAGCCTTGCAGGGGCAAACAGTTGGGGTAACACGGGGCGCGGTGGAAGACATGGTACTGAGCGAGATTGCGCCGAAAACCGCTGATATCAAGCGTTATGAAGATAACAACACCACGCTGTCGGCGTATCTGTCCGGCCAGGTGCAGTATATCGCCACCGGCAATCTGGTGGTGGCGGCGATTACCGAGAAAAACCCGGCCAAAGCGCCGGTCGCCAAATTCATGCTGAAAGATTCACCTTGTTACATCGGCCTGAAGAAAGATGAACCGGCGCTGAAAGCAAAAGTGAATGAACTGATTGAAAAAGCCGTCAAGGACAACACCCTCAATGGGTTGTCGGAAAAATGGCTGAAAGCACCGCTGCCGGCCAATCTGGGCGCGTAA
- a CDS encoding methylthioribulose 1-phosphate dehydratase yields MSDTPQLAALVAACHWIGEKGWCPATGGNMSVRLDEQQCLITESGKDKGSLNAEDFLRVDIATSHVPSGRTPSAETGLHTLLYRLSPQTGAVLHTHSVNATVLSRVEKSDALVLHGYEMQKSLGGQHSHLDTVAIPIFDNSQDIAALAQQVAARHEATPLRYGFLVRGHGLYCWGADVKEARRHLEGLEFLFQCELQRRLLEAK; encoded by the coding sequence ATGAGTGATACCCCACAACTGGCCGCGCTGGTGGCCGCCTGCCACTGGATAGGCGAGAAAGGCTGGTGCCCGGCGACGGGCGGTAATATGTCCGTTCGTCTCGATGAGCAGCAGTGCCTGATTACCGAATCCGGTAAGGATAAAGGCAGTCTCAACGCAGAAGATTTCCTGCGGGTCGATATCGCCACCAGCCATGTGCCGAGCGGGCGCACGCCATCGGCGGAAACCGGGCTGCATACGTTGCTCTACCGTTTAAGCCCGCAGACGGGCGCGGTGCTGCATACCCATTCGGTCAACGCCACGGTGCTGTCGCGGGTAGAAAAAAGCGACGCATTGGTACTGCACGGCTATGAAATGCAGAAGTCGCTGGGCGGTCAGCACAGCCATCTCGATACCGTCGCCATTCCCATTTTCGATAATTCTCAGGATATTGCGGCGCTGGCGCAACAGGTTGCCGCCCGCCATGAGGCCACGCCGCTGCGTTACGGTTTTCTGGTCAGGGGCCACGGGTTGTACTGCTGGGGCGCAGATGTAAAAGAGGCACGTCGCCACCTGGAAGGGCTGGAATTTCTGTTCCAGTGTGAATTACAGCGCCGTTTACTGGAGGCAAAATGA
- the mtnA gene encoding S-methyl-5-thioribose-1-phosphate isomerase, with product MQTVNTTSLRVVENQLWILDQQALPQETLWRPCPDVTTLVEHIRALRVRGAPLIGLSASLLLALLAEQGQSRPQLAKALETLRASRPTAVNLMNNLDRMKQALAADDVVNAMTQEALRLIEEDKALCERIADNGSTLVKPGSRLLTHCNTGGLATAGVGTAIGVILRAHQQGKVENVWVDETRPLLQGGRLTAWELGELGIPYQLICDSMAASLMAQGRVDAIWVGADRIAANGDVANKIGTYSLAVLAHYHGIAFYVAAPHTTHDPHCPNGNAIPIEQRDAREVTGVAGSFGACQWAPHNAPVYNPAFDVTPAALISGWILDTGVVTPEQVQAGIFQQPLMP from the coding sequence ATGCAGACCGTTAACACCACCAGCCTTCGCGTCGTTGAGAATCAACTGTGGATCCTCGACCAGCAGGCCTTGCCGCAAGAAACTCTCTGGCGTCCCTGCCCGGATGTCACCACGCTGGTTGAGCACATTCGCGCCTTGCGGGTTCGTGGCGCGCCGCTTATCGGGCTTTCCGCCAGCCTGTTGCTGGCACTGCTGGCCGAGCAGGGGCAATCCCGGCCCCAGTTGGCCAAGGCACTGGAAACCCTGCGGGCCTCACGCCCGACCGCCGTTAACCTGATGAACAATCTCGATCGCATGAAGCAGGCGCTGGCGGCTGATGATGTCGTCAACGCCATGACGCAAGAAGCGCTGCGGCTGATTGAGGAAGATAAAGCCTTGTGTGAGCGCATCGCCGATAACGGCAGCACGCTGGTGAAACCGGGCAGCCGCCTGTTAACGCACTGCAACACCGGCGGGCTGGCAACGGCGGGCGTCGGCACGGCGATTGGCGTTATCCTGCGCGCTCACCAGCAAGGCAAGGTAGAGAATGTCTGGGTGGATGAAACCCGTCCGCTGTTACAGGGCGGGCGGCTGACGGCCTGGGAGCTTGGCGAGCTGGGTATCCCTTATCAGCTCATCTGCGATTCGATGGCCGCCTCGCTGATGGCACAGGGCCGGGTCGATGCCATCTGGGTGGGTGCGGATCGCATCGCCGCCAACGGTGACGTCGCCAACAAGATAGGCACTTACAGCCTGGCGGTGCTGGCGCACTATCACGGTATTGCGTTTTATGTCGCCGCGCCGCATACCACGCACGACCCACACTGCCCGAACGGCAACGCAATCCCTATCGAGCAGCGTGATGCACGCGAAGTCACCGGCGTGGCAGGCAGTTTTGGCGCGTGCCAGTGGGCACCACACAATGCCCCGGTGTACAACCCGGCGTTTGATGTCACCCCGGCGGCACTGATTAGCGGCTGGATCCTCGATACGGGCGTTGTCACCCCCGAGCAAGTGCAAGCCGGTATTTTTCAGCAACCGCTGATGCCATAA
- a CDS encoding amino acid ABC transporter permease: MTYQLHFAALWPYWPALLSGLWVTVQLATMATLGGIAIGICGAALRSGKPTFISRLWGLYVELIRNTPFVVQLFFIVFGLPGLGLKLTAGQAALLAMLVNLGAYSTEIIRAGIQVTPKGQWEAARVLGLSRTQTFVRVILPPRLQRIYPALVSQCIIVMLGSSVVSQVSYEELTFAANLIQSRTFLSFEAYLVTTLCYLLLSIAMRQLLLLAGRRFLGTAR; this comes from the coding sequence ATGACATACCAGCTTCATTTTGCGGCGCTGTGGCCCTACTGGCCGGCGTTACTGTCCGGGTTATGGGTGACGGTGCAGTTAGCCACGATGGCAACGCTCGGCGGCATCGCGATTGGCATTTGCGGTGCGGCATTACGCAGCGGGAAACCGACGTTTATCAGCCGCCTGTGGGGCCTGTATGTCGAGCTTATTCGCAACACGCCATTTGTGGTGCAACTGTTCTTTATCGTGTTTGGGCTGCCGGGGCTGGGGTTAAAGCTCACCGCCGGGCAGGCCGCCCTGCTGGCGATGCTGGTGAATCTTGGCGCGTACAGCACGGAGATTATCCGTGCCGGTATCCAGGTGACGCCCAAAGGCCAGTGGGAAGCGGCACGGGTGCTGGGGTTATCCCGCACCCAGACCTTTGTTCGGGTGATTCTGCCCCCGCGTTTGCAACGGATTTACCCGGCGCTGGTCAGCCAGTGCATCATCGTGATGCTGGGTTCCTCGGTGGTGTCACAAGTCTCCTACGAGGAACTGACCTTCGCCGCCAACTTAATTCAGTCTCGAACCTTCCTGAGTTTCGAGGCGTATCTGGTGACGACGCTGTGCTATTTGCTGTTGTCGATAGCCATGCGCCAGTTATTGCTGCTGGCCGGGCGGCGTTTTTTAGGGACGGCACGCTGA